In Lepisosteus oculatus isolate fLepOcu1 chromosome 17, fLepOcu1.hap2, whole genome shotgun sequence, a genomic segment contains:
- the LOC102687587 gene encoding lutropin-choriogonadotropic hormone receptor-like isoform X3: MAVRSVGQVIALSCVLHVSLSALSFSCPGICRCSEDSIICTRETQLASKGDFSYIRNVRLTHLPFEEIQSGAFTGLINVSRIEIVQSDSIKRIKGQAFVYLPNLYEMSICNTGVRVFPDLTMISSLESSFLLLCFSRELGDNMHITTIPPNAFLGMTEEYSLMNLFKNGFREIQSYAFNGTKLDKLVLKDNKYLRRIHKNAFSGATGPSILDVSSTALQSLPAWGLQSVKVLTARSTHALKTLPPLDSFLSLQEAQLTYPSHCCAFRNWHAKKEDRVFLGSFMNLSRQCPGVADQEILYPSDSGLLYSEDSSDIFGINFHYPDLELCVTNTHIKCTPEPDAFNPCEDILGYNFLRAIIWIITIFAIAGNFVVLLVLLTSHYKLTVPRFLMCNLAFADLCMGVYLLLIAFTDYKSKCQYYNYAIEWQTGAGCTVAGFLTVFASELSVYTLTAITLERWHTITHAMQLERKLRLRHATAVMAGGWAFSLLMALLPIGGVSSYSKVSMCLPMDIETPMAQGYIVFILILNVIAFFVICTCYVKIYLTVRNPELATKNSDAKIAKRMAVLIFTDFLCMAPISFFAISAVLRMPLITISHSKILLVLFYPINSFSNPFLYAIFTRAFRRDVFILLSRFGCCKAQADLYRTRSLSAQRSAMRNASSLSSAKRSSQAILSLTTFSCQCPGEKGSNGQCCKLPLRTI, from the exons ATGGCTGTGCGGAGTGTCGGGCAGGTGATTGCCCTGTCCTGTGTGCTACACGTGAGTCTGTCAGCCCTCAGTTTCTCCTGTCCAGGGATCTGTAGGTGCTCAGAGGACAGCATCATCTGTACCAGAGAAACACAACTCGCATCCAAAGGGGACTTTTCTTATATTAGAAAtgt aagatTAACTCATCTTCCTTTCGAAGAGATCCAAAGTGGTGCTTTCACTGGACTGATCAATGTGTCGAGAAT CGAAATTGTCCAGAGTGATTCAATCAAACGAATAAAAGGACAAGCATTTGTGTATCTCCCCAACCTTTATGAAAT GAGTATCTGTAACACTGGAGTCAGAGTGTTCCCTGATCTGACAATGATTTCCTCGCTGGAATCCTCCTTTCTTCT CCTTTGTTTCTCCAGGGAACTGGGTGACAACATGCACATAACCACAATCCCACCCAATGCCTTTCTGGGAATGACAGAAGAGTATTCACTAAT gaacctttttaaaaatggattTAGAGAGATACAGAGTTATGCATTCAATGGAACAAAACTGGATAAACT AGTTCTTAAAGATAACAAGTATCTGAGAAGAATTCACAAAAATGCCTTCAGTGGAGCCACAGGACCCAGTATTCT GGACGTCTCCTCCACAGCATTGCAATCGCTCCCAGCCTGGGGTCTGCAGTCTGTGAAGGTGCTGACCGCACGTTCCACTCACGCCCTCAAGACGCTGCCCCCACTGGACAGCTTCCTCAGCCTGCAGGAGGCCCAGCTCACCTACCCCAGCCACTGCTGTGCCTTCAGGAACTGGCACGCAAAAAAGGA AGACAGAGTCTTTCTGGGATCTTTTATGAACCTCTCcaggcagtgcccaggtgtcgCAGACCAGGAGATTTT ATATCCCTCTGACAGTGGCCTTCTGTATTCAGAAGACAGCAGTGATATTTTTGGTATCAATTTCCACTATCCAGACCTTGAATTGTGCGTAACAAACACCCATATTAAGTGTACACCAGAGCCAGACGCCTTCAACCCTTGTGAGGACATCTTGGGCTACAACTTCCTGAGAGCCATCATCTGGATCATAACCATCTTTGCCATTGCTGGGAACTTTGTTGTGCTCCTCGTGCTGCTCACCAGTCATTACAAGCTCACCGTTCCACGCTTCCTCATGTGTAACCTTGCCTTTGCTGATCTCTGTATGGGCGTCTACTTGCTTCTTATTGCCTTTACTGATTACAAGTCCAAATGCCAGTATTATAACTATGCCATAGAGTGGCAGACGGGAGCTGGCTGCACCGTTGCTGGCTTTCTGACTGTGTTTGCCAGCGAGCTCTCGGTCTACACGCTGACTGCGATCACCCTCGAGCGCTGGCACACCATCACCCACGCCATGCAGCTGGAGCGGAAGCTGCGCCTGCGGCACGCCACAGCCGTCATGGCGGGCGGGTGGGCGTTCTCACTCCTCATGGCTCTGCTACCCATCGGCGGGGTGAGCAGCTACAGCAAAGTCAGCATGTGTCTCCCGATGGACATCGAGACGCCCATGGCTCAGGGCTACATCGTCTTCATCCTCATTCTCAACGTGATTGCGTTCTTTGTGATCTGCACCTGCTACGTGAAAATCTACCTGACGGTGCGCAACCCCGAGCTGGCGACCAAGAACAGCGACGCCAAGATCGCCAAGAGGATGGCAGTGCTGATCTTCACGGACTTTCTCTGCATGGCACCCATATCTTTCTTTGCGATTTCAGCTGTGCTCCGCATGCCCCTTATCACCATCAGCCATTCTAAGATTCTTCTGGTCCTCTTTTATCCCATCAACTCCTTTTCAAACCCTTTCCTTTATGCAATCTTCACCAGGGCATTTCGAAGGGATGTCTTCATACTACTGAGCAGGTTTGGGTGCTGCAAGGCCCAAGCTGACCTCTATAGGACCCGCAGCCTCTCTGCACAGAGGTCAGCAATGAGAAACGCCAGCTCGCTCAGCAGTGCCAAAAGGAGCTCTCAGGCGATTCTATCCCTGACTACCTTTTCGTGCCAGTGTCCTGGAGAAAAAGGCTCAAATGGACAATGCTGCAAGCTACCCTTGAGAACAATATGA
- the LOC102687587 gene encoding lutropin-choriogonadotropic hormone receptor-like isoform X2, with product MAVRSVGQVIALSCVLHVSLSALSFSCPGICRCSEDSIICTRETQLASKGDFSYIRNVRLTHLPFEEIQSGAFTGLINVSRIEIVQSDSIKRIKGQAFVYLPNLYEIVIQNTNRLVAIEKGAFTNLTKLKYLSICNTGVRVFPDLTMISSLESSFLLELGDNMHITTIPPNAFLGMTEEYSLMNLFKNGFREIQSYAFNGTKLDKLVLKDNKYLRRIHKNAFSGATGPSILDVSSTALQSLPAWGLQSVKVLTARSTHALKTLPPLDSFLSLQEAQLTYPSHCCAFRNWHAKKEDRVFLGSFMNLSRQCPGVADQEILYPSDSGLLYSEDSSDIFGINFHYPDLELCVTNTHIKCTPEPDAFNPCEDILGYNFLRAIIWIITIFAIAGNFVVLLVLLTSHYKLTVPRFLMCNLAFADLCMGVYLLLIAFTDYKSKCQYYNYAIEWQTGAGCTVAGFLTVFASELSVYTLTAITLERWHTITHAMQLERKLRLRHATAVMAGGWAFSLLMALLPIGGVSSYSKVSMCLPMDIETPMAQGYIVFILILNVIAFFVICTCYVKIYLTVRNPELATKNSDAKIAKRMAVLIFTDFLCMAPISFFAISAVLRMPLITISHSKILLVLFYPINSFSNPFLYAIFTRAFRRDVFILLSRFGCCKAQADLYRTRSLSAQRSAMRNASSLSSAKRSSQAILSLTTFSCQCPGEKGSNGQCCKLPLRTI from the exons ATGGCTGTGCGGAGTGTCGGGCAGGTGATTGCCCTGTCCTGTGTGCTACACGTGAGTCTGTCAGCCCTCAGTTTCTCCTGTCCAGGGATCTGTAGGTGCTCAGAGGACAGCATCATCTGTACCAGAGAAACACAACTCGCATCCAAAGGGGACTTTTCTTATATTAGAAAtgt aagatTAACTCATCTTCCTTTCGAAGAGATCCAAAGTGGTGCTTTCACTGGACTGATCAATGTGTCGAGAAT CGAAATTGTCCAGAGTGATTCAATCAAACGAATAAAAGGACAAGCATTTGTGTATCTCCCCAACCTTTATGAAAT aGTAATACAGAATACAAATCGGCTTGTGGCCATTGAGAAGGGGGCATTCACTAATCTAACAAAGTTAAAATATCT GAGTATCTGTAACACTGGAGTCAGAGTGTTCCCTGATCTGACAATGATTTCCTCGCTGGAATCCTCCTTTCTTCT GGAACTGGGTGACAACATGCACATAACCACAATCCCACCCAATGCCTTTCTGGGAATGACAGAAGAGTATTCACTAAT gaacctttttaaaaatggattTAGAGAGATACAGAGTTATGCATTCAATGGAACAAAACTGGATAAACT AGTTCTTAAAGATAACAAGTATCTGAGAAGAATTCACAAAAATGCCTTCAGTGGAGCCACAGGACCCAGTATTCT GGACGTCTCCTCCACAGCATTGCAATCGCTCCCAGCCTGGGGTCTGCAGTCTGTGAAGGTGCTGACCGCACGTTCCACTCACGCCCTCAAGACGCTGCCCCCACTGGACAGCTTCCTCAGCCTGCAGGAGGCCCAGCTCACCTACCCCAGCCACTGCTGTGCCTTCAGGAACTGGCACGCAAAAAAGGA AGACAGAGTCTTTCTGGGATCTTTTATGAACCTCTCcaggcagtgcccaggtgtcgCAGACCAGGAGATTTT ATATCCCTCTGACAGTGGCCTTCTGTATTCAGAAGACAGCAGTGATATTTTTGGTATCAATTTCCACTATCCAGACCTTGAATTGTGCGTAACAAACACCCATATTAAGTGTACACCAGAGCCAGACGCCTTCAACCCTTGTGAGGACATCTTGGGCTACAACTTCCTGAGAGCCATCATCTGGATCATAACCATCTTTGCCATTGCTGGGAACTTTGTTGTGCTCCTCGTGCTGCTCACCAGTCATTACAAGCTCACCGTTCCACGCTTCCTCATGTGTAACCTTGCCTTTGCTGATCTCTGTATGGGCGTCTACTTGCTTCTTATTGCCTTTACTGATTACAAGTCCAAATGCCAGTATTATAACTATGCCATAGAGTGGCAGACGGGAGCTGGCTGCACCGTTGCTGGCTTTCTGACTGTGTTTGCCAGCGAGCTCTCGGTCTACACGCTGACTGCGATCACCCTCGAGCGCTGGCACACCATCACCCACGCCATGCAGCTGGAGCGGAAGCTGCGCCTGCGGCACGCCACAGCCGTCATGGCGGGCGGGTGGGCGTTCTCACTCCTCATGGCTCTGCTACCCATCGGCGGGGTGAGCAGCTACAGCAAAGTCAGCATGTGTCTCCCGATGGACATCGAGACGCCCATGGCTCAGGGCTACATCGTCTTCATCCTCATTCTCAACGTGATTGCGTTCTTTGTGATCTGCACCTGCTACGTGAAAATCTACCTGACGGTGCGCAACCCCGAGCTGGCGACCAAGAACAGCGACGCCAAGATCGCCAAGAGGATGGCAGTGCTGATCTTCACGGACTTTCTCTGCATGGCACCCATATCTTTCTTTGCGATTTCAGCTGTGCTCCGCATGCCCCTTATCACCATCAGCCATTCTAAGATTCTTCTGGTCCTCTTTTATCCCATCAACTCCTTTTCAAACCCTTTCCTTTATGCAATCTTCACCAGGGCATTTCGAAGGGATGTCTTCATACTACTGAGCAGGTTTGGGTGCTGCAAGGCCCAAGCTGACCTCTATAGGACCCGCAGCCTCTCTGCACAGAGGTCAGCAATGAGAAACGCCAGCTCGCTCAGCAGTGCCAAAAGGAGCTCTCAGGCGATTCTATCCCTGACTACCTTTTCGTGCCAGTGTCCTGGAGAAAAAGGCTCAAATGGACAATGCTGCAAGCTACCCTTGAGAACAATATGA
- the LOC102687587 gene encoding lutropin-choriogonadotropic hormone receptor-like isoform X4, whose product MAVRSVGQVIALSCVLHVSLSALSFSCPGICRCSEDSIICTRETQLASKGDFSYIRNVRLTHLPFEEIQSGAFTGLINVSRIEIVQSDSIKRIKGQAFVYLPNLYEMSICNTGVRVFPDLTMISSLESSFLLELGDNMHITTIPPNAFLGMTEEYSLMNLFKNGFREIQSYAFNGTKLDKLVLKDNKYLRRIHKNAFSGATGPSILDVSSTALQSLPAWGLQSVKVLTARSTHALKTLPPLDSFLSLQEAQLTYPSHCCAFRNWHAKKEDRVFLGSFMNLSRQCPGVADQEILYPSDSGLLYSEDSSDIFGINFHYPDLELCVTNTHIKCTPEPDAFNPCEDILGYNFLRAIIWIITIFAIAGNFVVLLVLLTSHYKLTVPRFLMCNLAFADLCMGVYLLLIAFTDYKSKCQYYNYAIEWQTGAGCTVAGFLTVFASELSVYTLTAITLERWHTITHAMQLERKLRLRHATAVMAGGWAFSLLMALLPIGGVSSYSKVSMCLPMDIETPMAQGYIVFILILNVIAFFVICTCYVKIYLTVRNPELATKNSDAKIAKRMAVLIFTDFLCMAPISFFAISAVLRMPLITISHSKILLVLFYPINSFSNPFLYAIFTRAFRRDVFILLSRFGCCKAQADLYRTRSLSAQRSAMRNASSLSSAKRSSQAILSLTTFSCQCPGEKGSNGQCCKLPLRTI is encoded by the exons ATGGCTGTGCGGAGTGTCGGGCAGGTGATTGCCCTGTCCTGTGTGCTACACGTGAGTCTGTCAGCCCTCAGTTTCTCCTGTCCAGGGATCTGTAGGTGCTCAGAGGACAGCATCATCTGTACCAGAGAAACACAACTCGCATCCAAAGGGGACTTTTCTTATATTAGAAAtgt aagatTAACTCATCTTCCTTTCGAAGAGATCCAAAGTGGTGCTTTCACTGGACTGATCAATGTGTCGAGAAT CGAAATTGTCCAGAGTGATTCAATCAAACGAATAAAAGGACAAGCATTTGTGTATCTCCCCAACCTTTATGAAAT GAGTATCTGTAACACTGGAGTCAGAGTGTTCCCTGATCTGACAATGATTTCCTCGCTGGAATCCTCCTTTCTTCT GGAACTGGGTGACAACATGCACATAACCACAATCCCACCCAATGCCTTTCTGGGAATGACAGAAGAGTATTCACTAAT gaacctttttaaaaatggattTAGAGAGATACAGAGTTATGCATTCAATGGAACAAAACTGGATAAACT AGTTCTTAAAGATAACAAGTATCTGAGAAGAATTCACAAAAATGCCTTCAGTGGAGCCACAGGACCCAGTATTCT GGACGTCTCCTCCACAGCATTGCAATCGCTCCCAGCCTGGGGTCTGCAGTCTGTGAAGGTGCTGACCGCACGTTCCACTCACGCCCTCAAGACGCTGCCCCCACTGGACAGCTTCCTCAGCCTGCAGGAGGCCCAGCTCACCTACCCCAGCCACTGCTGTGCCTTCAGGAACTGGCACGCAAAAAAGGA AGACAGAGTCTTTCTGGGATCTTTTATGAACCTCTCcaggcagtgcccaggtgtcgCAGACCAGGAGATTTT ATATCCCTCTGACAGTGGCCTTCTGTATTCAGAAGACAGCAGTGATATTTTTGGTATCAATTTCCACTATCCAGACCTTGAATTGTGCGTAACAAACACCCATATTAAGTGTACACCAGAGCCAGACGCCTTCAACCCTTGTGAGGACATCTTGGGCTACAACTTCCTGAGAGCCATCATCTGGATCATAACCATCTTTGCCATTGCTGGGAACTTTGTTGTGCTCCTCGTGCTGCTCACCAGTCATTACAAGCTCACCGTTCCACGCTTCCTCATGTGTAACCTTGCCTTTGCTGATCTCTGTATGGGCGTCTACTTGCTTCTTATTGCCTTTACTGATTACAAGTCCAAATGCCAGTATTATAACTATGCCATAGAGTGGCAGACGGGAGCTGGCTGCACCGTTGCTGGCTTTCTGACTGTGTTTGCCAGCGAGCTCTCGGTCTACACGCTGACTGCGATCACCCTCGAGCGCTGGCACACCATCACCCACGCCATGCAGCTGGAGCGGAAGCTGCGCCTGCGGCACGCCACAGCCGTCATGGCGGGCGGGTGGGCGTTCTCACTCCTCATGGCTCTGCTACCCATCGGCGGGGTGAGCAGCTACAGCAAAGTCAGCATGTGTCTCCCGATGGACATCGAGACGCCCATGGCTCAGGGCTACATCGTCTTCATCCTCATTCTCAACGTGATTGCGTTCTTTGTGATCTGCACCTGCTACGTGAAAATCTACCTGACGGTGCGCAACCCCGAGCTGGCGACCAAGAACAGCGACGCCAAGATCGCCAAGAGGATGGCAGTGCTGATCTTCACGGACTTTCTCTGCATGGCACCCATATCTTTCTTTGCGATTTCAGCTGTGCTCCGCATGCCCCTTATCACCATCAGCCATTCTAAGATTCTTCTGGTCCTCTTTTATCCCATCAACTCCTTTTCAAACCCTTTCCTTTATGCAATCTTCACCAGGGCATTTCGAAGGGATGTCTTCATACTACTGAGCAGGTTTGGGTGCTGCAAGGCCCAAGCTGACCTCTATAGGACCCGCAGCCTCTCTGCACAGAGGTCAGCAATGAGAAACGCCAGCTCGCTCAGCAGTGCCAAAAGGAGCTCTCAGGCGATTCTATCCCTGACTACCTTTTCGTGCCAGTGTCCTGGAGAAAAAGGCTCAAATGGACAATGCTGCAAGCTACCCTTGAGAACAATATGA
- the LOC102687587 gene encoding lutropin-choriogonadotropic hormone receptor-like isoform X1 encodes MAVRSVGQVIALSCVLHVSLSALSFSCPGICRCSEDSIICTRETQLASKGDFSYIRNVRLTHLPFEEIQSGAFTGLINVSRIEIVQSDSIKRIKGQAFVYLPNLYEIVIQNTNRLVAIEKGAFTNLTKLKYLSICNTGVRVFPDLTMISSLESSFLLLCFSRELGDNMHITTIPPNAFLGMTEEYSLMNLFKNGFREIQSYAFNGTKLDKLVLKDNKYLRRIHKNAFSGATGPSILDVSSTALQSLPAWGLQSVKVLTARSTHALKTLPPLDSFLSLQEAQLTYPSHCCAFRNWHAKKEDRVFLGSFMNLSRQCPGVADQEILYPSDSGLLYSEDSSDIFGINFHYPDLELCVTNTHIKCTPEPDAFNPCEDILGYNFLRAIIWIITIFAIAGNFVVLLVLLTSHYKLTVPRFLMCNLAFADLCMGVYLLLIAFTDYKSKCQYYNYAIEWQTGAGCTVAGFLTVFASELSVYTLTAITLERWHTITHAMQLERKLRLRHATAVMAGGWAFSLLMALLPIGGVSSYSKVSMCLPMDIETPMAQGYIVFILILNVIAFFVICTCYVKIYLTVRNPELATKNSDAKIAKRMAVLIFTDFLCMAPISFFAISAVLRMPLITISHSKILLVLFYPINSFSNPFLYAIFTRAFRRDVFILLSRFGCCKAQADLYRTRSLSAQRSAMRNASSLSSAKRSSQAILSLTTFSCQCPGEKGSNGQCCKLPLRTI; translated from the exons ATGGCTGTGCGGAGTGTCGGGCAGGTGATTGCCCTGTCCTGTGTGCTACACGTGAGTCTGTCAGCCCTCAGTTTCTCCTGTCCAGGGATCTGTAGGTGCTCAGAGGACAGCATCATCTGTACCAGAGAAACACAACTCGCATCCAAAGGGGACTTTTCTTATATTAGAAAtgt aagatTAACTCATCTTCCTTTCGAAGAGATCCAAAGTGGTGCTTTCACTGGACTGATCAATGTGTCGAGAAT CGAAATTGTCCAGAGTGATTCAATCAAACGAATAAAAGGACAAGCATTTGTGTATCTCCCCAACCTTTATGAAAT aGTAATACAGAATACAAATCGGCTTGTGGCCATTGAGAAGGGGGCATTCACTAATCTAACAAAGTTAAAATATCT GAGTATCTGTAACACTGGAGTCAGAGTGTTCCCTGATCTGACAATGATTTCCTCGCTGGAATCCTCCTTTCTTCT CCTTTGTTTCTCCAGGGAACTGGGTGACAACATGCACATAACCACAATCCCACCCAATGCCTTTCTGGGAATGACAGAAGAGTATTCACTAAT gaacctttttaaaaatggattTAGAGAGATACAGAGTTATGCATTCAATGGAACAAAACTGGATAAACT AGTTCTTAAAGATAACAAGTATCTGAGAAGAATTCACAAAAATGCCTTCAGTGGAGCCACAGGACCCAGTATTCT GGACGTCTCCTCCACAGCATTGCAATCGCTCCCAGCCTGGGGTCTGCAGTCTGTGAAGGTGCTGACCGCACGTTCCACTCACGCCCTCAAGACGCTGCCCCCACTGGACAGCTTCCTCAGCCTGCAGGAGGCCCAGCTCACCTACCCCAGCCACTGCTGTGCCTTCAGGAACTGGCACGCAAAAAAGGA AGACAGAGTCTTTCTGGGATCTTTTATGAACCTCTCcaggcagtgcccaggtgtcgCAGACCAGGAGATTTT ATATCCCTCTGACAGTGGCCTTCTGTATTCAGAAGACAGCAGTGATATTTTTGGTATCAATTTCCACTATCCAGACCTTGAATTGTGCGTAACAAACACCCATATTAAGTGTACACCAGAGCCAGACGCCTTCAACCCTTGTGAGGACATCTTGGGCTACAACTTCCTGAGAGCCATCATCTGGATCATAACCATCTTTGCCATTGCTGGGAACTTTGTTGTGCTCCTCGTGCTGCTCACCAGTCATTACAAGCTCACCGTTCCACGCTTCCTCATGTGTAACCTTGCCTTTGCTGATCTCTGTATGGGCGTCTACTTGCTTCTTATTGCCTTTACTGATTACAAGTCCAAATGCCAGTATTATAACTATGCCATAGAGTGGCAGACGGGAGCTGGCTGCACCGTTGCTGGCTTTCTGACTGTGTTTGCCAGCGAGCTCTCGGTCTACACGCTGACTGCGATCACCCTCGAGCGCTGGCACACCATCACCCACGCCATGCAGCTGGAGCGGAAGCTGCGCCTGCGGCACGCCACAGCCGTCATGGCGGGCGGGTGGGCGTTCTCACTCCTCATGGCTCTGCTACCCATCGGCGGGGTGAGCAGCTACAGCAAAGTCAGCATGTGTCTCCCGATGGACATCGAGACGCCCATGGCTCAGGGCTACATCGTCTTCATCCTCATTCTCAACGTGATTGCGTTCTTTGTGATCTGCACCTGCTACGTGAAAATCTACCTGACGGTGCGCAACCCCGAGCTGGCGACCAAGAACAGCGACGCCAAGATCGCCAAGAGGATGGCAGTGCTGATCTTCACGGACTTTCTCTGCATGGCACCCATATCTTTCTTTGCGATTTCAGCTGTGCTCCGCATGCCCCTTATCACCATCAGCCATTCTAAGATTCTTCTGGTCCTCTTTTATCCCATCAACTCCTTTTCAAACCCTTTCCTTTATGCAATCTTCACCAGGGCATTTCGAAGGGATGTCTTCATACTACTGAGCAGGTTTGGGTGCTGCAAGGCCCAAGCTGACCTCTATAGGACCCGCAGCCTCTCTGCACAGAGGTCAGCAATGAGAAACGCCAGCTCGCTCAGCAGTGCCAAAAGGAGCTCTCAGGCGATTCTATCCCTGACTACCTTTTCGTGCCAGTGTCCTGGAGAAAAAGGCTCAAATGGACAATGCTGCAAGCTACCCTTGAGAACAATATGA